In a single window of the Bacillus clarus genome:
- a CDS encoding DEAD/DEAH box helicase has translation MIIQTEVTIRLQHISQGWFLWGEDDTGTPLSVATWKQNAFTWHSTSFYGTFLKEATYEGKRGFILTNSQAFEYIANKPMNSFAGLQMNGPITALTPEAKQLWNAFVTGSFIPDMKRWSHQPSWKVDDISIEDDTLASLFSLAINECMIQDTRSNDGWEDAKRLYEHYDFTKRQLETAMHEEDWLRKIGYIEDDLPFTIGLRLQEPQEEFEMWKLETVITPKRGAHRIYVYTGIDSLPKRWHDYEERITETQEGFSKLVPWLKEDDQFREELYETEAWDFLTEASNELLAAGVTILLPSWWQNLKATKPKLRVQLKQSSNQTQSFFGMNTLVNFDWRVSTNGIDLSESEFFELVEQNKRLFNLNGQWMRLDPAFIEEVKKLMNRADKYGLEMKDVLQQHLSQTAETEIVEEDNPFTDIEIELDGYYEELFQKLLHIGDIPKVEVPSSLQATLRPYQEHGVEWLLYLRQLGFGALLADDMGLGKSIQTITYLLYAKENNLQTGPTLIVAPTSVLGNWQKEFERFAPNLRVELHYGNNRSKGDSFKGFHQDADVVLTSYALAQLDEDDLSTLCWDSIILDEAQNIKNPHTKQSKAVRNLQANHKIALTGTPMENRLAELWSIFDFLNHGYLGSLGQFQRRFVTPIEKDRDETKIQQVQRFISPFLLRRTKQDQTVALNLPDKQEQKAYCPLTGEQASLYEQLVQDTLQNVEGLSGIERRGFILLMLNKLKQICNHPALYLKEDEPKDIVNRSMKTQTLMELIENIKEQNESCLIFTQYIGMGNMLKKILEETFGQRVLFLNGSVPKKERDKMIEQFQNRTYDIFILSLKAGGTGLNLTAANHVIHYDRWWNPAVENQATDRAYRIGQKRFVQVHKLITTGTLEEKIDEMLERKQSLNNAVITSDNWMTELSTDELKELLGV, from the coding sequence ATGATCATACAAACTGAAGTAACAATCCGGCTCCAGCACATCAGCCAAGGTTGGTTCCTTTGGGGAGAAGATGATACTGGTACTCCCTTATCCGTAGCAACTTGGAAACAAAATGCATTCACATGGCACTCTACTTCCTTCTATGGTACTTTCTTAAAAGAAGCCACATATGAAGGAAAGCGCGGCTTTATACTAACAAACAGTCAAGCATTTGAATACATAGCGAATAAACCGATGAACTCTTTCGCTGGTCTTCAAATGAACGGCCCTATTACAGCTCTCACACCAGAGGCAAAACAATTATGGAATGCCTTTGTAACAGGAAGCTTTATTCCTGATATGAAGCGCTGGTCACATCAGCCGTCTTGGAAAGTTGATGATATATCAATTGAAGATGATACATTAGCATCGCTTTTCTCCTTAGCAATTAATGAATGCATGATTCAAGATACTCGCTCTAATGATGGCTGGGAAGACGCAAAAAGACTCTATGAACATTATGATTTTACGAAAAGACAACTTGAAACAGCGATGCATGAAGAAGATTGGCTTCGAAAAATTGGTTATATTGAAGATGATCTTCCATTTACAATCGGACTAAGGCTTCAAGAGCCACAAGAAGAATTTGAAATGTGGAAACTGGAAACCGTTATTACACCAAAACGTGGTGCACACCGTATATACGTATATACGGGCATCGATTCATTGCCAAAAAGATGGCATGATTACGAAGAGCGCATCACAGAAACACAAGAAGGATTCAGCAAACTAGTTCCATGGCTGAAAGAAGATGATCAGTTCCGAGAAGAGCTCTATGAAACAGAAGCGTGGGATTTCTTAACAGAAGCAAGCAATGAATTACTTGCAGCTGGTGTTACAATTTTATTACCATCTTGGTGGCAAAACTTAAAAGCAACAAAGCCGAAATTACGTGTTCAATTGAAACAAAGTTCAAATCAAACGCAATCTTTCTTTGGCATGAATACGCTCGTCAATTTTGATTGGCGCGTTTCTACAAACGGAATCGATTTATCAGAAAGCGAATTTTTTGAGCTTGTTGAGCAAAACAAACGACTCTTCAATTTAAATGGACAATGGATGCGACTTGATCCTGCCTTCATTGAAGAAGTGAAAAAGTTAATGAACCGTGCTGATAAATATGGACTTGAAATGAAAGATGTCTTGCAGCAACACTTATCCCAAACAGCAGAAACAGAAATTGTTGAAGAAGACAATCCATTTACCGACATTGAAATTGAGTTAGATGGATATTACGAAGAGCTCTTCCAAAAGCTCTTACACATTGGAGATATTCCAAAAGTCGAGGTACCATCCTCACTCCAAGCTACCCTTCGCCCTTACCAAGAGCACGGTGTTGAGTGGCTACTATATTTACGACAACTTGGATTTGGGGCATTATTAGCCGATGATATGGGACTTGGGAAGAGTATTCAAACGATAACTTATCTATTGTATGCAAAAGAAAATAATCTCCAAACAGGTCCGACATTAATTGTGGCACCGACATCTGTTCTTGGAAATTGGCAGAAAGAATTTGAACGCTTTGCACCAAACTTACGCGTCGAGTTGCATTATGGAAACAATCGCTCTAAAGGAGATTCATTTAAAGGATTCCATCAAGATGCAGACGTAGTGTTAACTTCTTACGCGTTAGCACAGCTTGATGAAGACGACCTTAGCACATTATGCTGGGATTCCATTATTTTAGACGAAGCACAAAATATTAAGAACCCACATACGAAACAATCTAAAGCGGTTCGCAACTTACAAGCAAATCACAAAATTGCTTTAACAGGTACACCGATGGAAAATCGCCTTGCAGAACTATGGTCTATTTTTGACTTCTTAAATCACGGGTATCTCGGAAGCTTAGGACAATTCCAGCGCCGATTCGTCACGCCGATTGAAAAAGATCGTGATGAAACAAAAATTCAGCAAGTACAAAGGTTTATTTCACCGTTCCTACTGCGGCGCACAAAGCAAGATCAAACAGTCGCATTAAACTTACCGGACAAACAGGAACAAAAAGCATACTGTCCGCTAACTGGTGAGCAAGCATCCTTATACGAACAACTCGTACAAGATACATTGCAAAATGTAGAAGGATTAAGCGGCATTGAACGACGCGGCTTTATCTTACTCATGCTGAACAAACTAAAACAAATTTGTAATCATCCCGCTCTTTATTTAAAAGAAGATGAGCCAAAAGATATTGTGAATCGTTCCATGAAAACACAAACATTAATGGAGCTCATCGAAAATATAAAGGAACAAAACGAAAGTTGTTTAATCTTTACGCAATATATTGGGATGGGCAATATGCTTAAAAAAATATTAGAAGAAACATTCGGTCAGCGTGTTCTCTTCTTAAACGGTAGTGTACCGAAAAAAGAACGCGATAAGATGATCGAGCAATTCCAAAACAGAACATATGATATTTTCATCTTGTCTTTAAAGGCTGGTGGAACAGGATTAAACTTAACTGCCGCTAACCATGTTATTCACTATGACCGCTGGTGGAATCCAGCTGTAGAAAACCAAGCAACAGACCGTGCATATCGCATAGGTCAAAAACGTTTCGTTCAAGTTCATAAACTCATCACAACCGGAACACTTGAAGAAAAAATTGACGAAATGTTAGAGCGAAAACAATCGCTAAACAACGCCGTCATTACAAGTGACAACTGGATGACAGAACTATCAACAGATGAACTAAAAGAGCTACTTGGTGTATAA
- a CDS encoding VanZ family protein → MNRKWLFWIPVLLWIGLIFYSSAQPYKKQDMRSDIEQYVNVEFVKEHFSWVSIDYGGGTPVSIANKGVGGFIEFFLRKGAHFMVFFMLGSLIYYAFHRSGHSRKRCFLYALLFVAGYATFDEIHQWFTGDRTPMWQDSLLDTCGGLTGIIISNWFWNRKRS, encoded by the coding sequence ATGAATCGTAAATGGTTGTTTTGGATCCCCGTTTTATTATGGATAGGGCTTATTTTTTATTCTTCAGCTCAGCCATATAAAAAGCAGGATATGCGCTCAGACATAGAACAATATGTAAATGTAGAATTTGTGAAAGAACATTTCTCATGGGTATCTATCGATTATGGTGGAGGTACACCAGTTAGTATTGCAAATAAAGGTGTTGGTGGTTTTATCGAGTTTTTCCTTCGCAAGGGAGCTCATTTCATGGTGTTCTTTATGCTTGGATCGCTTATATATTATGCCTTTCATCGGTCTGGACATTCGAGAAAGCGGTGCTTCTTATATGCACTTCTTTTCGTCGCAGGCTATGCAACGTTTGATGAGATTCATCAATGGTTTACAGGAGATCGTACACCGATGTGGCAAGATTCGCTATTAGATACGTGTGGTGGATTAACGGGAATTATAATAAGTAATTGGTTTTGGAATAGAAAAAGGAGCTAA
- a CDS encoding DUF1659 domain-containing protein, which produces MAVETVVTDLTLRLVLNGGLDKNGKAIFKNKQFKRIKTNADAGKVHEVARALASLQETKLHAVQLVSTSDLSNL; this is translated from the coding sequence ATGGCAGTTGAAACGGTTGTAACTGATTTAACTTTACGTCTTGTGTTAAACGGTGGTCTAGACAAAAATGGAAAAGCGATTTTTAAGAACAAGCAATTTAAGCGTATTAAAACAAATGCCGATGCAGGAAAGGTGCATGAAGTAGCGCGTGCACTTGCTTCATTACAAGAAACAAAGCTTCATGCTGTACAACTCGTAAGTACGTCAGATCTTTCTAATCTATAA
- a CDS encoding DUF2922 domain-containing protein, translating into MQVLELIFAKEDGKTVVFSIDNPITPVDEQTMNQVMDTILSSSIFLSIDEKTRKKSARLVEKTISEVNIIP; encoded by the coding sequence ATGCAAGTACTAGAATTAATTTTTGCGAAAGAAGATGGAAAAACTGTCGTTTTCTCCATCGACAATCCGATTACACCTGTAGATGAACAAACAATGAATCAAGTAATGGACACAATTCTTTCTTCTTCTATTTTCTTATCAATTGATGAAAAAACTCGTAAAAAAAGTGCTCGTCTTGTGGAGAAAACGATTTCTGAAGTAAATATTATCCCTTAA
- a CDS encoding DUF4359 domain-containing protein, which yields MKKKYIIMALVVLLFVYLANSNPGKGEYTEWAAKQFMKRNDISKKLTEVEKEDPEGLLGELASAGKKLAKKYVEPQVDILINHYTKRNDYIFFSTYTTEFTLGGENYKYVSVGFSHIFIPIEMPKKKDESAK from the coding sequence ATGAAGAAAAAGTATATTATTATGGCTCTTGTTGTCCTTCTTTTCGTTTATTTGGCAAATAGTAATCCAGGTAAAGGAGAGTATACAGAGTGGGCAGCGAAACAATTTATGAAGCGCAATGATATTAGTAAGAAGCTTACAGAGGTTGAAAAGGAAGATCCGGAAGGCCTTTTAGGTGAACTTGCATCGGCAGGGAAGAAGTTAGCGAAAAAATATGTTGAACCACAAGTGGATATATTAATTAATCATTATACGAAGCGAAATGATTATATTTTCTTCTCAACGTATACGACAGAGTTTACGCTAGGGGGAGAAAACTATAAATACGTTTCAGTTGGTTTTTCTCATATCTTTATTCCAATTGAAATGCCGAAGAAAAAAGACGAATCTGCAAAGTGA
- a CDS encoding competence protein ComK has product MLDIVKHNTISNSTMILEPYAHPFHRTKITECNGSIHYSSQTALQLIQQACILQLYSTYKGRRDAIQASFDFKQNIPIPIDYRQYICAIPTKSPSSLDCTWVFYNHIHKVELCNNRKQSKIHFYNGTNKIIITSFYQMQQQFLKAGFLLCRMNMQDSPQFRNTYKLTDLSNKPKSL; this is encoded by the coding sequence GTGCTTGATATTGTGAAGCATAATACTATTTCCAATTCTACAATGATACTTGAGCCCTACGCACACCCTTTTCACCGTACAAAAATCACAGAATGTAACGGAAGTATTCATTACTCATCTCAAACAGCTCTACAACTCATTCAACAAGCTTGTATACTACAACTCTATTCTACTTATAAGGGAAGAAGAGATGCCATTCAAGCAAGCTTTGATTTTAAACAAAACATTCCCATTCCAATTGATTATCGGCAATATATATGCGCTATCCCTACAAAATCTCCTTCATCTTTAGACTGCACCTGGGTGTTCTATAATCACATACATAAAGTAGAACTTTGTAATAATCGTAAACAATCCAAAATTCATTTTTATAATGGCACTAATAAGATTATTATTACTAGCTTTTATCAAATGCAGCAACAGTTTTTGAAAGCTGGATTTCTATTATGCCGAATGAACATGCAAGATTCACCGCAATTTAGAAATACGTATAAATTAACGGACCTCTCAAATAAACCAAAATCTCTTTAA
- a CDS encoding sigma-70 family RNA polymerase sigma factor translates to MKPATFTDAVTLYEGMIRNQMKKLSIYRDYEEYYQCGLIGLWYAYERYEEGKGSFPSYAVVTVRGYILERLKKECKFQERYVCAEEIFEQLSEVTISSKVQDFISLLDEKEKYIIWERFFAGKTMHEIAKETRLTYYQVRWIYRQALEKMRKSIEG, encoded by the coding sequence GTGAAACCAGCGACTTTTACAGACGCAGTTACATTGTATGAAGGTATGATTAGAAATCAAATGAAAAAGCTTAGTATTTACCGTGATTATGAAGAGTACTATCAGTGCGGGTTAATTGGTCTTTGGTATGCGTATGAAAGGTATGAGGAAGGAAAAGGAAGCTTTCCTTCTTATGCGGTTGTAACGGTGCGAGGTTATATATTAGAAAGGTTAAAGAAGGAGTGCAAATTTCAAGAAAGATATGTATGTGCTGAAGAAATTTTTGAGCAACTTAGTGAAGTAACTATTTCATCAAAAGTACAAGATTTCATAAGTTTATTAGATGAGAAGGAAAAATATATTATTTGGGAACGTTTTTTTGCAGGAAAGACAATGCATGAAATAGCGAAAGAAACGAGACTGACATATTATCAAGTGAGATGGATATACCGACAAGCATTGGAGAAAATGCGTAAAAGTATAGAGGGATAA
- a CDS encoding Yip1 family protein: MEANLNTQKVGGEKPSLFGMITSPGVQFERMKTKSPVWGAFILFIILTAAIAGIGMYQIMNHPEVMSEVPNAEAAKVAGYFGMGLGVVGGLFGTAFWFFVAAGIYKVIMMFMGNDTPYMKLLSIYVYTYTISILGTIVNFIIRMILGGDIETSYTSLATLFEPGTVAHGVASSFEVFNIWGLVVMGLGLHITAGLSKKQATILIVIFFILSVGFSSLSGLVPKFDA, from the coding sequence ATGGAAGCGAATTTGAATACGCAAAAAGTGGGCGGAGAGAAGCCATCTTTATTTGGAATGATTACTTCTCCTGGTGTGCAGTTTGAAAGAATGAAAACAAAAAGTCCGGTTTGGGGAGCATTTATTCTTTTCATTATATTAACGGCAGCGATTGCAGGAATTGGTATGTATCAAATAATGAATCATCCAGAGGTAATGAGTGAGGTACCAAATGCTGAAGCGGCTAAAGTGGCTGGTTATTTTGGGATGGGCCTTGGGGTTGTTGGTGGCCTATTTGGTACAGCGTTTTGGTTCTTTGTTGCAGCAGGAATTTATAAAGTCATTATGATGTTTATGGGGAACGATACTCCATATATGAAGTTATTATCCATTTATGTATACACATATACGATTTCAATTTTAGGTACAATTGTGAATTTTATTATTAGAATGATTCTTGGTGGAGATATAGAAACTTCATATACAAGTTTAGCGACTTTATTTGAACCAGGTACAGTGGCTCATGGTGTTGCTTCGTCATTTGAAGTTTTTAATATTTGGGGATTAGTTGTGATGGGATTAGGATTACACATTACAGCTGGATTAAGCAAAAAACAAGCAACAATCTTAATTGTTATTTTCTTTATCCTTTCAGTTGGATTTAGTAGTTTAAGTGGCCTTGTGCCGAAATTTGATGCATAA
- a CDS encoding ABC transporter permease, producing the protein MSLLDSMKIALSSILAHKLRSALTMLGIIIGVGSIITVVAIGQGGEAALKSQFVGSGNQTVPIHYSADMNDPFGMEMVEAPKITEEDIFEIKKIPEIAHVVTTNSSMEPLDIEDKKEMVNVTGLDSEYFAVNKVKLLKGRSLQETDVDQGNNVVMISKQMEEKVFKDVNPVGKIIEMKGQPMQIIGVYKSDNEFMGMGPSEALVPISLWPTLYGKDEIQNISVQAKNVDNLEKAGKKAADVLNSRKPSDATGKYEVMNLKEIQEGISKMTGIMTMIIGGIAGISLVVGGIGVMNIMLVSVTERTREIGVRKALGATRSKILLQFLIEAVMLTLLGGLIGIGLGYGGAYIVSTFAKWPPLVSWEVVVGGVLFSMTLGIIFGLIPANKAAKLDPIEALRYE; encoded by the coding sequence ATGAGTTTACTAGATAGTATGAAAATTGCCTTATCTTCTATTTTAGCTCATAAACTGCGCTCAGCTCTTACGATGCTTGGGATTATTATCGGTGTAGGTTCTATCATTACCGTCGTTGCGATTGGGCAGGGCGGGGAAGCTGCACTGAAATCGCAATTTGTCGGGTCAGGTAATCAAACAGTGCCGATTCATTATAGTGCAGATATGAATGATCCTTTTGGCATGGAAATGGTAGAAGCACCGAAGATAACGGAAGAAGATATTTTTGAGATTAAAAAGATTCCAGAGATTGCACATGTTGTGACAACAAATTCAAGTATGGAGCCACTTGATATTGAAGATAAAAAAGAGATGGTAAATGTTACTGGTCTAGATAGTGAGTACTTTGCAGTAAATAAAGTGAAGTTATTAAAGGGACGTTCTTTACAAGAAACAGATGTGGATCAAGGTAATAACGTTGTCATGATTAGTAAACAAATGGAAGAAAAGGTATTTAAAGATGTCAATCCTGTCGGTAAAATTATTGAAATGAAAGGTCAACCGATGCAAATTATCGGTGTCTATAAATCAGATAATGAGTTTATGGGAATGGGACCGTCAGAAGCATTAGTTCCAATTTCGTTATGGCCGACACTGTATGGAAAAGATGAAATTCAAAATATTTCTGTTCAAGCAAAAAATGTAGACAATTTAGAGAAAGCAGGTAAAAAAGCTGCAGATGTGTTAAATAGTCGTAAACCAAGTGATGCAACTGGTAAATACGAAGTTATGAATTTAAAAGAAATTCAAGAAGGTATTTCAAAAATGACGGGTATTATGACGATGATCATCGGCGGTATCGCTGGTATTTCATTAGTCGTTGGTGGTATTGGTGTTATGAACATTATGCTTGTATCTGTAACAGAGCGTACGCGTGAAATTGGGGTACGTAAAGCACTTGGAGCGACGCGTAGTAAAATCTTATTACAATTTTTAATTGAAGCGGTTATGCTAACGCTTCTTGGTGGATTGATTGGAATTGGGCTTGGTTATGGCGGTGCATATATTGTTTCCACGTTTGCAAAATGGCCACCGCTCGTTTCATGGGAAGTTGTCGTTGGTGGCGTACTATTCTCCATGACACTTGGAATTATTTTCGGATTAATTCCAGCGAACAAAGCTGCGAAATTAGATCCAATTGAAGCACTTCGTTATGAGTAA
- a CDS encoding ABC transporter ATP-binding protein yields the protein MITLNNISKTYYQGKLAVPILHGISLTIQSGEFVSIMGPSGSGKSTLMNIIGCLDRPTEGEYMLNDVNILTADESKLALIRNEYIGFVFQHFNLLPRLSAVENVELPLIYGGVKKAERRKRALEALGKVGLSDRVQHLPSELSGGQKQRVAIARSIANNPTFIMADEPTGALDTKSGEQVMDIFTKLNAEGTTIVMVTHEEEVAAYSSRRIVLRDGKITEDRRCAV from the coding sequence ATGATTACGTTAAATAATATTTCTAAAACATATTATCAAGGTAAGCTTGCTGTACCCATTTTACATGGTATTAGTTTAACGATTCAAAGCGGTGAGTTCGTTTCTATTATGGGACCGTCTGGTTCAGGGAAATCAACGCTTATGAATATTATCGGGTGTTTAGATCGTCCAACAGAAGGCGAATATATGTTGAATGACGTGAATATCTTAACAGCAGACGAGTCAAAACTCGCTTTAATCCGTAATGAATATATTGGCTTTGTATTTCAGCACTTTAATTTATTACCACGTCTTTCCGCAGTGGAAAATGTTGAACTTCCGCTCATCTATGGTGGTGTGAAGAAAGCAGAGCGCCGTAAACGGGCTCTTGAAGCACTTGGTAAAGTTGGGTTGTCTGATAGGGTTCAACATTTACCAAGCGAGTTATCAGGCGGACAGAAGCAGCGTGTAGCGATTGCAAGATCAATTGCGAATAATCCAACGTTCATTATGGCTGATGAGCCGACAGGTGCTCTTGATACGAAATCTGGTGAACAAGTTATGGATATTTTTACAAAGTTAAATGCAGAAGGTACAACGATTGTTATGGTTACGCATGAAGAAGAAGTAGCCGCATACTCTTCTCGTCGTATTGTACTAAGGGATGGGAAAATTACAGAAGATAGAAGGTGTGCGGTATGA
- a CDS encoding efflux RND transporter periplasmic adaptor subunit, with amino-acid sequence MLPNTVRTPNKKKKWIIIGVIALIAIVAAINIFVMQGKKKGTAKTDAVSFEKVTERKFNNTKLISGQVKPGNIESFYADPTKGKVKDIEVKEGQEVEKGTKLFSYDNEEINLQMKQAELDQKMADMRYDQGKKKIDSLKKEVKKAKDSGAGKEVTDPMEEQVNELEMQQKTTDLEKEKGKLQKEELQKKQKELTIYSNFAGVVQKLDKDATQSSSQALGGQGKSFLQIASKEPFQIQGTLTELQKSQIQKDQPFTVTAKANSKKKWTGKITEVSEFPTSAEMAQAAGAGEATQNMSQYTYKASLDNQDGLSPGYHVSLQVSLENKTMIAVPSKSIVEKGDDTFVYIEEKGKLRKQNVKKGATDGDWTEIVEGLTVGQKVVKNPSDSVYDGMEVKEK; translated from the coding sequence ATGTTACCAAATACGGTTCGGACTCCAAACAAGAAAAAGAAATGGATCATCATCGGGGTTATTGCGTTAATAGCTATCGTTGCAGCTATTAATATTTTTGTAATGCAAGGGAAGAAGAAAGGAACAGCGAAAACAGATGCTGTAAGTTTCGAGAAGGTAACAGAACGTAAATTTAATAATACGAAGTTAATTTCGGGACAAGTAAAACCAGGAAACATTGAAAGCTTTTACGCAGATCCGACAAAAGGAAAAGTGAAGGATATTGAGGTGAAAGAAGGACAAGAGGTAGAAAAAGGAACGAAATTATTTTCTTATGATAATGAAGAAATCAATTTACAGATGAAGCAAGCTGAGCTTGATCAAAAGATGGCTGATATGCGCTATGATCAAGGGAAAAAGAAAATAGATTCATTAAAGAAAGAAGTTAAGAAAGCGAAAGATAGTGGGGCTGGGAAAGAAGTAACAGATCCAATGGAAGAACAAGTAAATGAATTAGAAATGCAGCAAAAGACAACTGATCTTGAGAAAGAAAAAGGAAAGCTACAAAAAGAAGAGCTACAGAAAAAACAAAAAGAACTTACGATTTATAGTAACTTCGCTGGTGTTGTACAGAAGTTAGATAAAGATGCAACACAAAGTTCATCGCAGGCATTAGGTGGACAAGGGAAATCATTTTTACAAATTGCCTCTAAAGAACCATTCCAAATTCAAGGGACATTAACGGAACTTCAGAAATCACAAATTCAAAAAGACCAACCATTTACTGTAACTGCGAAAGCAAATAGTAAGAAGAAATGGACAGGTAAAATTACAGAAGTAAGTGAATTCCCAACGAGTGCAGAAATGGCGCAAGCTGCTGGCGCGGGTGAAGCCACTCAAAATATGTCTCAATATACATATAAAGCAAGTCTTGATAATCAAGATGGCTTATCCCCAGGTTATCACGTTTCCTTACAAGTAAGCTTAGAGAACAAAACGATGATTGCTGTTCCAAGTAAGAGTATTGTAGAAAAGGGCGATGACACATTTGTTTATATTGAAGAGAAAGGAAAACTTCGTAAGCAAAATGTGAAAAAAGGTGCTACTGATGGAGACTGGACAGAGATTGTTGAAGGCCTGACAGTGGGGCAAAAGGTGGTTAAAAATCCTTCCGACAGCGTGTATGACGGAATGGAAGTGAAAGAGAAATGA
- a CDS encoding MFS transporter, which produces MFKWLKPAPAIERLPANMIDQVYRLLRIRVLIGISVGYAAYYLVRSNFNLSTTYLVDEYGFSTTQIGLLGAVMAVVYGLSKFFMGNLSDKAFAQRFIAVGLFLSGLVNICFGFASSFGMILTLLVLNGIVQGMGAPPCSIVMTKWFSKKERGTKTGLWNISHNVGGLLVPPFIGIGVGIFGESHWQGGVFIFPAIIAMVIAVLVWINAKDTPESEGLPPIDEYRNDYEDLEKADNANKMSPKEILMKYVVKNKFVWFLCIANAFVYLIRFGVINWVPIYLTTVKGFTKTEAHAAYSIFEAAAIPSSLIVGFLSDKLFKGKRMPLCVISMAGVVVGTIVYWQATSILVVSVAVSIIGCLIYVPQFLIGLSAMELVPKFAVGTTVGMCGLFGYVGGSFVANAAIGIIVDRSGWDGCFMLLLAGGVLSTIFLLIVQMGHERKGSKVA; this is translated from the coding sequence ATGTTTAAATGGCTTAAGCCAGCACCTGCAATTGAAAGATTGCCAGCGAATATGATCGACCAGGTATATCGATTACTACGTATTCGTGTGTTAATCGGAATTTCAGTTGGGTATGCTGCTTATTATTTAGTTCGTAGTAATTTTAATTTATCTACTACGTATTTAGTAGATGAGTACGGATTTAGCACTACACAAATCGGATTATTAGGCGCAGTAATGGCTGTTGTTTATGGACTTAGTAAATTCTTTATGGGAAATTTATCGGATAAGGCTTTTGCTCAACGATTTATTGCAGTCGGTTTATTTTTATCTGGGCTTGTTAATATTTGTTTCGGTTTTGCATCTTCCTTTGGGATGATTTTAACATTACTTGTTTTAAACGGTATTGTACAAGGTATGGGAGCACCACCTTGTAGTATTGTTATGACGAAATGGTTTTCAAAGAAAGAACGTGGTACGAAAACAGGTCTTTGGAATATTTCACATAACGTTGGTGGACTACTTGTTCCACCGTTCATTGGAATTGGTGTAGGTATTTTTGGTGAAAGTCATTGGCAAGGTGGCGTATTTATTTTCCCGGCGATTATCGCGATGGTAATTGCGGTTCTTGTTTGGATTAATGCGAAGGATACGCCAGAATCTGAAGGTCTTCCTCCAATTGATGAATACCGTAATGACTATGAAGATCTTGAAAAAGCAGATAATGCTAACAAGATGTCACCAAAAGAAATTTTAATGAAATATGTAGTGAAAAATAAATTTGTTTGGTTCTTATGTATTGCGAATGCATTTGTTTACTTAATTCGTTTCGGTGTTATTAATTGGGTACCAATTTATTTAACAACAGTGAAAGGTTTTACAAAAACAGAGGCGCATGCAGCGTATTCAATATTTGAGGCAGCAGCGATCCCGAGTTCTTTAATTGTCGGCTTTTTAAGCGATAAATTATTCAAAGGAAAACGTATGCCGTTATGTGTTATTAGTATGGCTGGGGTTGTTGTTGGAACAATCGTATATTGGCAAGCAACTAGCATACTTGTTGTGAGTGTTGCAGTTTCTATTATCGGCTGTTTAATTTATGTACCACAGTTTTTAATTGGTTTAAGCGCAATGGAATTAGTACCGAAATTTGCAGTAGGTACAACAGTTGGTATGTGTGGTCTGTTTGGTTATGTTGGAGGAAGCTTCGTAGCCAACGCAGCAATTGGTATTATTGTTGATCGTTCTGGCTGGGATGGTTGCTTCATGTTACTGTTAGCAGGTGGTGTTTTATCAACAATTTTCTTACTAATTGTTCAAATGGGACATGAGAGAAAAGGTTCTAAAGTGGCATAA